One genomic segment of Nothobranchius furzeri strain GRZ-AD chromosome 10, NfurGRZ-RIMD1, whole genome shotgun sequence includes these proteins:
- the LOC129155851 gene encoding uncharacterized protein, translating into MGEPEDILPTPFPPGFTVFVYPSVFLNKSSSDTVLCSAVVRFGDTSFESCVSQVTSLPPLIRLDPSHLESEVGSGGHSIVFAMQAGVRTRKGNKGEIKETVQQFDVGEMEDGAAVDLGDTEDEEIREPTLKDLTSILQTFMGQQDMRDKKREEESEQQEQRFKALQHQFHLLQMGMQARATPELGRDDSEQVGLSSDDYNQVSSEPECSTSTSAASSTGQSLQTPHFKMEKLTAEDVIEHFLTTFERIAVAYRWRSSDWTFHLIPLLTGKARGAYVNMDIDDALDYQKVWIKEHKPRSAAEAAALADVFVAARSKSQPWSNTAWRTARDMRRPQPLQHQRAASGLGKVPTRENRPQSASKFNKRIPVCYLCGQEGHTKPVCPQNPSRLNQLCFLPQQMVKREPEKHNSKKMTTVTINGQKIEALLDTGSTLVNRNCIPFSDWGMSEPITVCCVHGDEKSYPTADLCIGVQGATYLLKVGVADNLPYPVILGEDLPVIYDLLKEVESCNAAVTRAQAKTQSDQFTTLSSLPFFDSDVEGQPGKTLKACSQKRHEKLEYNVQRGQNEEAPDLPLGFTIPNDIRQMQQDDLTLSALLLKAKGETEAEYDTKRGRYILQHGILYHHHGQMK; encoded by the exons ATGGGGGAACCGGAAGACATCCTACCCACACCTTTTCCACCTGGCTTTACAGTTTTTGTGTACCCCAGCGTCTTCT taaacaaatcaagctccGACACAGTGCTTTGCTCTGCGGTGGTTCGTTTTGGCGATACAAGCTTCGAATCCTGCGTGTCACAGGTAACATCACTACCTCCACTCATTCGGCTTGATCCCTCACATTTGGAGTCAGAAGTGGGATCTGGAGGACACAGCATAGTTTTTGCCATGCAGGCTGGAGTACGGACGAGGAAAGGCAACAAAGGGGAAATCAAGGAGACGGTGCAACAGTTTGATGTTGGGGAGATGGAGGATGGAGCTGCAGTCGACCTGGGGGACACCGAGGATGAGGAAATTAGGGAACCAACATTGAAGGATTTGACAAGTATTCTTCAAACCTTTATGGGACAACAAGATATGAGAGATaagaagagggaggaggagtCTGAACAACAGGAGCAGCGTTTTAAGGCTTTGCAGCACCAATTTCATCTTTTGCAGATGGGAATGCAGGCCCGAGCAACACCTGAGCTGGGGAGAGATGATTCAGAACAGGTGGGACTTTCCAGTGATGATTACAACCAGGTATCTTCTGAACCTGAATGCTCAACTTCGACTTCAGCCGCATCCTCCACAGGTCAGTCTTTGCAAACACCCCATTTCAAAATGGAAAAATTGACTGCAGAAGATGTCATTGAACATTTCCTCACAACCTTTGAGAGAATTGCAGTTGCCTACCGTTGGCGAAGCTCAGACTGGACTTTTCATCTGATTCCCCTGTTGACTGGTAAGGCTCGAGGGGCCTATGTTAATATGGACATTGATGATGCACTGGATTACCAAAAG GTCTGGATCAAAGAGCATAAACCAAGATCTGCGGCGGAAGCTGCTGCCCTGGCAGATGTGTTTGTGGCAGCCCGAAGCAAGAGTCAGCCATGGAGTAACACAGCATGGAGAACAGCTCGAGACATGCGGCGTCCACAACCTCTTCAACACCAGAGGGCAGCATCGGGTCTGGGTAAGGTCCCCACAAGGGAAAATCGACCTCAAAGTGCCTCAAAGTTCAATAAAAGGATACCTGTATGCTATCTGTGTGGACAGGAAGGCCACACCAAGCCTGTGTGCCCCCAAAACCCAAGTCGATTAAACCAGTTGTGTTTTTTGCCACAGCAGATGGTGAAAAGAGAACCTGAAAAACATAATTCCAAGAAAATGACCACTGTGACAATAAATGGGCAGAAAATAGAAGCTTTATTGGATACAGGAAGCACTCTGGTTAATAGGAACTGCATACCATTCAGTGACTGGGGCATGTCTGAACCAATAACAGTTTGTTGTGTGCATGGGGATGAGAAATCTTACCCCACAGCTGATTTGTGTATTGGGGTACAAGGGGCTACATATTTGCTAAAGGTTGGTGTGGCAGACAATCTACCTTACCCTGTGATTTTGGGGGAGGATCTGCCTGTCATCTATGATCTGTTGAAGGAAGTGGAAAGCTGTAATGCAGCTGTGACAAGGGCTCAAGCAAAAACACAAAGTGACCAATTTACAACTCTCAGTTCTTTGCCTTTCTTTGATTCTGACGTGGAAGGACAACCTGGGAAGACTCTTAAAGCATGTAGTCAGAAAAGGCATGAGAAGTTGGAATATAATGTGCAAAGAGGTCAAAATGAAGAAGCTCCAGATCTGCCCTTGGGGTTTACGATTCCTAATGATATCAGACAAATGCAACAAGATGATTTGACCCTGTCTGCTCTTTTGCTGAAGGCTAAAGGTGAAACTGAGGCAGAATACGACACTAAGAGAGGTCGATACATCCTTCAACATGGCATTTTGTACCATCACCATGGCCAAATGAAATGA